From the Candidatus Methanosuratincola sp. genome, the window GCTGCTTCAGGACTATGACCTCGGAGTACCCCGTACTCTTGGGCGGCGTACCATTTCGTGTCCGCCACATTTCCCAATTCCTTGTAGAGAAGAGGCCGATGCTCGAGGGCCGCCTTGGCAGAATGGATCTTAAAGCCTGCTACCACGACCCCTGCCACCTCGGGCGGCACATGGGGGTCTACGAGGAGCCCAGGGAACTGATCAGGATGGTGCCTGGGATCGAGCTGATAGAGATGGGGGACAGCCGGGCGAGATCCCTCTGCTGCGGCTCCGGGGGAGGCGTCCGCTCTGCTTACCCTGATCTTTCCAGGGAGGTGGCACGAACTGTGGCCCGGGATCAGATGCCCAACGGCGTCAGCCTCCTGGTTACCGCGTGCCCCTTCTGCAACTACAACTTCAGGGATGCCTGCTCGGGGCGGATCAGGGTTGTGGATCTGCCCGAGCTGCTACTTTCTGCCTGGAGGGGGTGACAATGACGGGGAGCGAAGATTGGTTGTCTTTCAAGCGTGAAGAGTTCAAGAGATGGATGGAGGACGAAAGGAGGAGGACCGGGCTCAGCAGGGCTGTCGCCTCATACACATCCGCCAAGGCGAACGCGCTGTCCCGGCTCCCTGAACTCGATGAGTTGCGCAGGGAAGTCAGGAAGATCAAGGAACTATCCATACAGCACATGGATGAGCTCGTAAAGCTCACGATGGACTCGGTGAGGGAGGTCAGGGGGGAGGTTTACCTCGCCAAGGACGCTGAGGAGGCCAGGGAGATCGTTTCCGACCTCACCGGCTCAGGTAAGCTCGTCGTAAAGTCAAAGTCGCTGACGGGGGACGAAGTAGGGATAAACGAGGCACTCGAGGAGAGGGGGAACAGGGTATACGAGACAGACCTCGGGGAATTCATCATACAGCTGAGGAAGGAGAAGCCCACCCACATAATAAACCCCTCAGTCCACGTTCCAAGGGAAGAGGTCGCGAAGACATTCTCGGAACTCTTGGGGAAGCCCGTGAGCCCTGAAATACCTGCCCTTGTGGGGGTTGCTAGGGATTACCTGAGGGAAAAATTCTGCAACGCCGACGTTGGGATCACTGGGGCTAACGTTCTGGCTGCAAAGACTGGAACGATCTTCATAGTCGAGAACGAGGGGAATGCGAGGTTCGTTAGCAACGCGCCCCCCAAGCACATATGCCTCACCGGGATCGAGAAGATAGTACCGGCCCTCTCCGATGCATTCAGGCTCCTGCAGGTCCTGCCGCCTTACGCAACAGGAGTCTTCATGTCGGCATACGTTTCCATGATAACCGGCCCGAGCAAGACGGCAGACATCGAGAAGACGATAGTCTACGGCGCCCATGGACCGAAGGAGCTCCATCTCGTCCTGCTTGACAATGGCCGCAAGAGGATGGCTGGGGATGACGCGTTCAGAGAGGCGCTCTACTGCATCCGGTGCGGGGGCTGCATGTACGAGTGCCCGGTGTACCGTGTGATAGGTGGGGCGTTCGGGAACAACTATTTCGGAGGTATTGGGCTGATCTGGAGCGCGTTCACCACCGGGGAAGAAAGAGTGGCAGCCGCGGTCGACGCATGCACCAAATGCGGGAGGTGCAAGGAGGTGTGCCCCCTCGAGATCGATACGCCACGCATGGTCGAAAGGCTGAAAGAGAGGCTAGCAAAGAAAGGCTTTGTGCAGCCCAAACACTTGGAGATAATGGAGAGCATACTCAAAAAAGGAAATCCTTTCGGAGAGGACGAAGGGAAGACGAACTCTAAAGGTTGAGCCTCTCCCATCCGCCATCCTTTTGCCTCGACCCGCCCTTCGAAGCAGCGTCAAACTCGGGGAGCTTGGGGAGCGTGCGGTCGAGCTCGGCCTCAGCCCTCGTTTGAGCCTCCAGAAGGATCTCGTCAGAGCCCTCGATAGGCACCACGCCGCTTCCAAGAGGCTCGGCGCAAGAGGCATTGACAATCAGCTCGTCCATTAGCTCGTTCAGCCTCGAGAAAGACTCTCCGGACTCGGACATTATTGCGGGCACGTTCCCGCATACGAGATCAAGCGAGGACTTGACCAATGAGAGGTCTCGCGCAAAATCCCCGTATTCCTTTACGGTTCTAAGCCTTATCGAGATCTGCTCGAGCACAAGGGAAGCAGCAGTAATCGCCTTTAATAGCTTCCTGACCTCGCCGAGTTCATTGGCATAGACCTTCGCTCTCTGCATGTCCCTGTTTTGGTAATTCTGGACGACCTTCTCGAACAATGCCCGGTCGTAATGCCTGATCCTCGAGATCTTTACATTCAGCGCGTTCTGCTGCTGCGTTACGATCCTGATTGCCTCTTCTAGCTTTGGGCGTACGGGCCCCTTTATTTTGTTAGGTAAGGTGTCTTCCCTTCTCCCCAGCAGGCCCATCTGCCCTCATCGTTGATCTTTTTAATGCTTTTAGTATAAAAGCTTGGCAGAGCAGATCGATAGGCAGAATGCGAATAGTACTTATACCTCCACAAATAACTAATTCCAGAGGTTGACACCAATGCTTGGCTCCGGGCACATCGGTTTCTGGCTGGGTCAGAGGAGCGAAAAGGAAGCAATCTCTGCCTGTGAGAAGCACTTGGAAAAGATATTCACAATTGTAAATAAGTTCAAATCGTTTGTGGATGCTTATTTGGACGGAGAGTTGGAGGAGGCAAAGGAGCTATCAGGCGAGATCATCTCCCTGGAGAGGGCGGCCGACAAGATAAAGGAGGAGATAATCAACGATCTCATTAAATCATCCATCCACCCGATGGATCAGGATGAGATAATGCGCCTCGTCATGACCTCTGACGACATTGCCGCCCACATCAAGTCAGCCACCAGAAAGCTCCAGTATGCCCACCCGAGGGACATACCTGATGAAGTGAAGTTCAAGATAAAGGAATTAGCGGGGTTCCTGCTTGAGGAAGCGGTGTCCCTCATGGAAACGATCGAATCGCTCCTGAAGAGGAGCGGCGAAGTGGTCGCGAAGGCAGAGAAGACCGAGCGGCTCGAGGAAAAGATCGATGACTTTCGTGTGGACCTTATTGCGGATATACTGGTCTGGGGGGACCGTGCCGAGCATGTCAGCGACTGGCTCATGGTCAAGGAGGTCGTTGAGAACATAGAGTCTGCTTCAGACCGTATGGAGGACACCGCAGACCTGATAAGAACCATCGCAATCCTGAGGAGCAGGGGCTGAGGGATGAGAAATAAAACCGAATTCGGTGTTAAATGATCCAAGCCATTGAACTCGTATTTTTCATTAAATCATGATTCTTGAATAGAAAGAAAGACTTTCATTAACGCTTGTATGTACAGCGATCCGCATCTTAAATGGGTGATCTGCGTTCAATCTTTGATGAGTTCGACTTTGCAATAATTGTCTCTTGGTGATCTCCAGATCAGCTCAATATATGGCCATTTTTATCAGGTATACCACAACCCCGCTCAAAAGAATATTCACCGGCACTGTGATCATCCAGTAGGTGATCAGGAAAAGCGAGATGTTCTTACTCAATTTTTTCTTTGCTGCAATGCTTGCGCCAAGGATCGCGCCGACTGCAGCGTACGATGTAGATATCGGGAGTCCGTAGCCGAAGAGGATGTAAGGCACGGTTGTGAAAAGATACACCACCATCGCGTTAGAAAGGCTGGCTGCGAGCCCGGCGGGGAGATCAAGTCTAGTGACCCTGAATGCCAATGTTCTGATTACTTTTGGACCGAATAAAAAAGCCCCCGCGATTATTCCAATCGTCCCGAATATGGCTAGCCAGATCATTGCGACCGAGTCCGGGACTTGCCCCATCTTTGAGGCGATCGTTATGTATACCCCTGTGGCATTTGCCACATCATTTGCGCCAAAAGAATAAGCGCTGAAACAGAGAGAGCCGATCAAGAGGATCTTGAAAAACTTTTGCAGTTTTACTTCGTCGTTCCTATTTTGGTAATTGGTGATTACCTTATATAGCGCATACGCAACCACCAGGCTGCAGAGGGGGGAGACGACCCAACTGATTCCTATTGTGCCCAAAACATTCAGGTTTATGCCTGAGACCCCGAACTCCACAAGCCCATAA encodes:
- a CDS encoding (Fe-S)-binding protein, yielding MPDSLLYWKGCMSRLRTRSISDSTMELFRRMGVEFETLGEKEGCCGSVLLRTGHVGAAKKVAEATVGRISSRGFREVVTACPGCFRTMTSEYPVLLGGVPFRVRHISQFLVEKRPMLEGRLGRMDLKACYHDPCHLGRHMGVYEEPRELIRMVPGIELIEMGDSRARSLCCGSGGGVRSAYPDLSREVARTVARDQMPNGVSLLVTACPFCNYNFRDACSGRIRVVDLPELLLSAWRG
- a CDS encoding lactate utilization protein B; the encoded protein is MSFKREEFKRWMEDERRRTGLSRAVASYTSAKANALSRLPELDELRREVRKIKELSIQHMDELVKLTMDSVREVRGEVYLAKDAEEAREIVSDLTGSGKLVVKSKSLTGDEVGINEALEERGNRVYETDLGEFIIQLRKEKPTHIINPSVHVPREEVAKTFSELLGKPVSPEIPALVGVARDYLREKFCNADVGITGANVLAAKTGTIFIVENEGNARFVSNAPPKHICLTGIEKIVPALSDAFRLLQVLPPYATGVFMSAYVSMITGPSKTADIEKTIVYGAHGPKELHLVLLDNGRKRMAGDDAFREALYCIRCGGCMYECPVYRVIGGAFGNNYFGGIGLIWSAFTTGEERVAAAVDACTKCGRCKEVCPLEIDTPRMVERLKERLAKKGFVQPKHLEIMESILKKGNPFGEDEGKTNSKG
- a CDS encoding inorganic phosphate transporter, whose protein sequence is MDLMMMLLALGLLLAFIMSMNLGGNDAANPTSPAVGSGVLTLKRALLFFGVFVFFGAVLQGSMVMKTIGKGIVPEIDVAGAFAIILSANIWIFFATMRGMPISTTHSIICAVIGYGLVEFGVSGINLNVLGTIGISWVVSPLCSLVVAYALYKVITNYQNRNDEVKLQKFFKILLIGSLCFSAYSFGANDVANATGVYITIASKMGQVPDSVAMIWLAIFGTIGIIAGAFLFGPKVIRTLAFRVTRLDLPAGLAASLSNAMVVYLFTTVPYILFGYGLPISTSYAAVGAILGASIAAKKKLSKNISLFLITYWMITVPVNILLSGVVVYLIKMAIY
- a CDS encoding DUF47 family protein, producing the protein MLGSGHIGFWLGQRSEKEAISACEKHLEKIFTIVNKFKSFVDAYLDGELEEAKELSGEIISLERAADKIKEEIINDLIKSSIHPMDQDEIMRLVMTSDDIAAHIKSATRKLQYAHPRDIPDEVKFKIKELAGFLLEEAVSLMETIESLLKRSGEVVAKAEKTERLEEKIDDFRVDLIADILVWGDRAEHVSDWLMVKEVVENIESASDRMEDTADLIRTIAILRSRG